GATCTGTACCTGCTGTGCAGCGACGGCCTGCACGGCGAGACCGCTCCGGCCGACCTCGCCGCCATCCTGGCCACGGCCCGCGACGACAACCTGCACGACTGCTGCGCCGCGCTCGTGGCGCAGGCGCTGGCCGACGGCAGCCGCGACAACGTCACGGCCGTACTGCTGCGCTGCAGCGGCTGACCCGGGGCCCGGCGACGCGGGAAAACCGCTTCGACTATAATGACGACGACCGCCGGGCCCGGCCCCCAAGAGGGAAATCGCCCGGTCCCTAGCCCTTTCGTCTGCCGCCTCGCCTGCATGCCTTTCGACCTGAACAAAGCCCTCCCCAAGCCCGGCAACCGTTTCGTGCTGCCGGCGTTGTATGGTTCCGCCGACGCCTGGGCGCTGGCCCAGGCCGCGCTGGCGTTGAAGAGCCGGGGCCAGATGCTGGCCGTGATCGTGGCCCAGGCCAGCGACGGCCAACGCCTGCTGGCCGAGATCCCCTGGTTCGCGGCGAACCTGCGCTGCCACCTGCTGCCGGACTGGGAAACGCTGCCGTACGACGCGTTCTCGCCGCACCAGGATCTGGTGTCGGAGCGCCTGGCCACCCTGCATGAAATCCGCAGCGGCCAGTGCGACGTGATGATCGTGCCCGCCACCACGGCGCTGGTGCGCATGGCGCCGCCCTCGTTCCTGGCCGCCTACACGTTCTTCTTCAAGCAAGGCGAAGCGCTGGACGAGGCGGCGCTGAAGTCGCAATTGACCCTGGCCGGCTATACCCACGTGACGCAGGTGATGTCGCCCGGCGAATACTCCGTGCGCGGCGGCCTGATCGACCTGTTCCCGATGGGTTCCGCGCTGCCGTACCGCCTCGACCTGTTCGGCGACACGATCGAATCGATCCGCACGTTCGATGCCGACACCCAGCGTTCGCTGTACCCCGTCAAGGAAGTGCGCCTGCTGCCGGGGCGCGAGTTCCCGATGGACGAGGCGGCGCGCACGACGTTCCGCAGCCGCTGGCGCGAGACGTTCGAGGGCGATCCGTCGCGCGCCGTGGTGTACAAGGACATCAGCAGCGGCATCGCGTCGGCCGGCATCGAGTACTACCTGCCGCTGTTCTTCGACGACACCGCGACGCTGTTCGACTACCTGCCCGAAGGCGCCGCGCTGGCGCTGGTGGGCGACATCGACGGGGCCATCCGCCGCTTCTGGGCCGACACGGAGTCGCGCTACAAGTTCCTGAAGTCCGACCGCGAACGGCCGCTGCTGCCGCCCGAATCGATTTTCCTGCGCGACGAGGCATTCTTCACGTGCGCCAAGCACCATGCCCGCGTGGCCATTGGCCGCGATACGGATGGCGCGCCGTCCGAGCTGTCCGCGCCGATTCCCAACGTGGCCGTCAACCGCCACCTGGACGACCCGCTCATCAACCTGCGTGCCTACCTGCAGCAGACGGGCCGGCGCGTGATGATGTGCGCCGACTCGAACGGCCGGCGCGAGACCTTGCAGCAGTACTTCGCCGAGTTCGGCCTGCAGCCCGCGCTGGTGGAAGGCTACGAAGGCTTCCTGGCGTCCGAGGCGCCGTTCGCGCTGGGTGTCGCGCCCCTGCAGCAGGGCTTCGAACTCGCGCTGGACCAGCCGCTGGCGTTCATCACGGAGACCGAGCTGTACGCGGGCTCCGGCCGCCGCGTCGGCAAGAAGAAGCAGGAGGCGGTGACGCAGGTCGAGTCGATGGTGCGCGACCTGTCGGAGCTGAAGATCGGCGACCCGGTCGTGCACATCAACCATGGCATCGGCCGCTACATGGGCCTCGTCAGCATGGACCTGGGCGAAGGCGAGACCGAGTTCCTGCACCTGGAGTACGCCAAGGACACCAAGCTGTACGTGCCGGTGTCGCAGCTGCACGTGATCTCGCGCTACTCCGGCGGCGCGCCCGAGGATGCGCCGCTGCACGCGCTGGGCTCGGGCCAGTGGGAGAAGGCCAAGAAGAAGGCGGCCGAACAAGTGCGCGACACGGCGGCCGAGCTCCTGAACCTGTATGCCCGCCGTGCGGCGCGCCAGGGCCACGCGTTCGAATACTCGTCGCACGACTACGAGCGCTTCGCCGAGAGCTTCGGCTTCGACGAGACGCCGGACCAGGCCGCGGCCATCCTGAACGTCATCAAGGACATGACGTCGGGTAAGCCGATGGACCGGCTGGTGTGCGGCGACGTCGGCTTCGGCAAGACCGAAGTGGCGCTGCGCGCCGCCTTCATCGCCGTCATGGGCGGCAAGCAGGTCGCGATCCTGGCCCCCACCACCCTGTTGGCCGAGCAGCATGCGCAGACGTTCGCCGACCGCTTCGCCGACTGGCCCGTGAAGATCGCCGAGATGTCGCGCTTTCGCACCGGCAAGGAGATCGCCACCGCCATCAAGGGCATGGCGGACGGCACGCTCGACATCGTCATCGGCACCCATAAACTGCTGTCGGAGGACGTCAAGTTCACCCGCCTCGGCCTCGTCATCATCGACGAGGAGCACCGCTTCGGCGTGCGCCAGAAGGAAGCGCTGAAGTCGCTGCGCGCCGAGGTGGACGTGCTGACGCTGACCGCCACGCCGATCCCGCGCACGCTCGGCATGGCGCTGGAAGGCCTGCGCGACTTCTCCGTCATCGCCACCGCGCCGCAAAAGCGCCTGGCCATCAAGACGTTCGTGCGCAGCGAAGGCGAATCGATCATCCGCGAGGCCGTGCTGCGCGAACTGAAGCGCGGCGGCCAGGTGTACTTCCTGCACAACGAGGTCGAGACGATCCAGAACCGCCTGGCGCAGCTGACGGAACTGCTGCCCGAGGCGCGCATCGCCGTGGCGCACGGCCAGATGCACGAGCGCGACCTGGAGAAGGTCATGCGCGACTTCGTGGCGCAGCGCTACAACATCCTGTTGTGCACGACGATCATCGAGACCGGCATCGACGTGCCGACGGCGAACACCATCATCATGCACCGGGCCGACAAGTTCGGCCTGGCCCAGCTGCACCAGCTGCGCGGGCGCGTGGGCCGCTCGCACCACCAGGCCTATGCCTACCTGCTGGTGACCGACGTGCAAAGCCTGTCGAAGCAGGCGCAGCGCCGCCTGGACGCGATCCAGCAGATGGAGGAACTGGGCAGCGGCTTCTACCTGGCCATGCACGACCTGGAGATCCGCGGCGCCGGCGAGGTGCTGGGCGAAAGCCAGTCCGGCGAGATGCTGGAAGTGGGCTTCCAGCTGTACACCGACATGCTGAACGAAGCGGTACGCTCGCTCAAGGCGGGCAAGGAGCCCGACCTGGCCGCACCGCTGTCCACTACCACGGAGATCAACCTGCACGTGCCGGCGCTGCTGCCGGCCGACTTCTGCGGCGACGTGCACGAGCGCCTGTCGATCTACAAGCGCCTTGCCAACTGCACGTCGCAGGAAGCGATCGACGGCCTGCAGGAGGAGCTGATCGACCGTTTCGGCAAGCTGCCCGATCCCGCCAAGGCGCTGATCGAGACGCACCGGCTGCGCATTGCCGCCAAGACCGTGGGAATTGTTAAAATTGACGCGCATGGCGAAGCAGCGAACCTGCAGTTCATGCCGAAACCGCCCATCGACCCGATGCGCATCATCACCCTGATCCAGAAGAACCGCCACATCAAGCTCAATGGGCAGGACAAACTGAAGATCACCGCCAGCATGCCGGACCTGCCGGCGCGCGTGGCGCAGATCAAGACCGCGATCAAACAGCTGACCGCCTGACCCAACTCACTGCCACTGATGACCCAAGCCAAAGATTTCACGATGAACCTCGTCCTGCAGGGCGAGGGCGAATGCCTGGACCGCGCCGAGCGCATCGCCGCGCTGACAGCCCCCCACAGCATCACCCGCATCTCCGCCAACGCCGTGCGCTGCGAGGGCATCGCCTTCTCGCCCGCACTGCGCCAGACGATCGAGGTGGCCGCCCACGCCGCCCAGCTGGACGCCACCTACATGATGGGCCGGCACCGCCTGGACGACTTCCGCCTGGTCGCGATGGACATGGATTCCACGCTGATCACGATCGAATGCATCGACGAGATCGCCGACATGCAGGGCCTGAAACCGCAGGTTTCGGCGATCACGGAAGCGGCCATGCGCGGCGAGCTCGATTTCGCCGAAAGCCTGCGCCGCCGCGTGGCGCTGCTCGAGGGCCTGGATGCGGGTGCGCTGCAACGCGTGTACGACGAGCGCCTGCGCCTGTCGCCGGGCGCCGAGCGGATGCTGCAGGCCGTGCAGGCGGCCGGCCTGAAGACGCTCCTGGTGTCGGGCGGTTTTACCTACTTCACGGACCGGCTGAAGAGCCAGCTCAAGCTCGACTACACGCAGGCCAACCAGCTCGAGATCGTCGACGGCAAGCTGACGGGCAAGGTGCTGGGCGGGATCGTCGACGCCGCCGCCAAGCGCGCGGCCGTCGAACACGTGTGCGCGGGCCTGGGCATCACGCCGGCCGAGGCGATCGTCATGGGCGACGGCGCCAACGACCTGGAAATGATGAGTATCGCCGGGCTGTCCGTGGCGTTCCGGGCCAAGCCGGTGGTGCGCCAGCAGGCGACCGCGGCACTCAACTTCGTGGGGCTGGACGGGATCCTGAACCTGCTGGCCTGATGAGGTCTGTCCCTGCTAGGGACTGACCATGAAGTCCAGACGCGCTTCGATAGCGCATGCACAAGTTCAGGGTCAGTCCCCTTTGGGGACAGACCCTTGGTGCCGTCACACCCCCAGCAGCTGCGGATTACGCTGCCACACGGCATACGTCAGCGCGCTGGCGAACGTGACCCAGGCCAGGTAAGGCAACAGCAGCACGCCGGCCACGCGACGGGCGCGCCAGAAGCACACCGTCGTGGCCAGCACCAGCAGCCACAGGACGATCACTTCCCCAAACGCGGCGGCGCCCAGGTGCCAGCCGAAGAACAGCCAGCTCCACAGCGCATTGGCGGCCAGCTGGACCAGATAGAGGATGAGCGTGCGCGGCGCAGTGCGCCAGCCGCGCAGCTTCCAGACCAGCCACGCGGCCACGCCCATCGCCAGGTACAGCAGCGTCCAGACGGGGCCGAACACGCCCGTGGGCGGGGCCCAGTCGGGCTTGACGAGCTGCCCGTAGAATTCCGGCGCGTCGCGCGAGGCCCAGGCGCCCAGCGCGGCGGCGATGAAGGTGACGGCCAGCCAGGCGGCCAGCGTCTTGACGTTCCAGGTGAGGCTCTTCGTGTTCATGCGGGTCTTGATCGTCGGTCAACATGCGAACCCGACTTTACCAGCGCCGGCGCCGCCGCGTCGCACGCGCGCCAGCGCGCGACCCGCGCCTGCCACAAGTGCCTATAATGACGCCATGCTCCGCCCTGCCACGTCCATCCTGCTTGCCATGTCGATCGCCCTGCCCTTACCGCTGCTTGCCGCCACGCCGCCGGGCGACCCCGCCGCCGGCGCCGGCGCATTCCGCAAGTGCGCGTCGTGCCACCAGGTCGGGCCGTCGGCCCGTGCCGTGTTCGGCCCGCACCTGAACGGCATCGTCGGACGGCGTGCCGGCGCCACGGGCGATTATGCC
This is a stretch of genomic DNA from Pseudoduganella chitinolytica. It encodes these proteins:
- the mfd gene encoding transcription-repair coupling factor; the encoded protein is MPFDLNKALPKPGNRFVLPALYGSADAWALAQAALALKSRGQMLAVIVAQASDGQRLLAEIPWFAANLRCHLLPDWETLPYDAFSPHQDLVSERLATLHEIRSGQCDVMIVPATTALVRMAPPSFLAAYTFFFKQGEALDEAALKSQLTLAGYTHVTQVMSPGEYSVRGGLIDLFPMGSALPYRLDLFGDTIESIRTFDADTQRSLYPVKEVRLLPGREFPMDEAARTTFRSRWRETFEGDPSRAVVYKDISSGIASAGIEYYLPLFFDDTATLFDYLPEGAALALVGDIDGAIRRFWADTESRYKFLKSDRERPLLPPESIFLRDEAFFTCAKHHARVAIGRDTDGAPSELSAPIPNVAVNRHLDDPLINLRAYLQQTGRRVMMCADSNGRRETLQQYFAEFGLQPALVEGYEGFLASEAPFALGVAPLQQGFELALDQPLAFITETELYAGSGRRVGKKKQEAVTQVESMVRDLSELKIGDPVVHINHGIGRYMGLVSMDLGEGETEFLHLEYAKDTKLYVPVSQLHVISRYSGGAPEDAPLHALGSGQWEKAKKKAAEQVRDTAAELLNLYARRAARQGHAFEYSSHDYERFAESFGFDETPDQAAAILNVIKDMTSGKPMDRLVCGDVGFGKTEVALRAAFIAVMGGKQVAILAPTTLLAEQHAQTFADRFADWPVKIAEMSRFRTGKEIATAIKGMADGTLDIVIGTHKLLSEDVKFTRLGLVIIDEEHRFGVRQKEALKSLRAEVDVLTLTATPIPRTLGMALEGLRDFSVIATAPQKRLAIKTFVRSEGESIIREAVLRELKRGGQVYFLHNEVETIQNRLAQLTELLPEARIAVAHGQMHERDLEKVMRDFVAQRYNILLCTTIIETGIDVPTANTIIMHRADKFGLAQLHQLRGRVGRSHHQAYAYLLVTDVQSLSKQAQRRLDAIQQMEELGSGFYLAMHDLEIRGAGEVLGESQSGEMLEVGFQLYTDMLNEAVRSLKAGKEPDLAAPLSTTTEINLHVPALLPADFCGDVHERLSIYKRLANCTSQEAIDGLQEELIDRFGKLPDPAKALIETHRLRIAAKTVGIVKIDAHGEAANLQFMPKPPIDPMRIITLIQKNRHIKLNGQDKLKITASMPDLPARVAQIKTAIKQLTA
- the serB gene encoding phosphoserine phosphatase SerB, giving the protein MNLVLQGEGECLDRAERIAALTAPHSITRISANAVRCEGIAFSPALRQTIEVAAHAAQLDATYMMGRHRLDDFRLVAMDMDSTLITIECIDEIADMQGLKPQVSAITEAAMRGELDFAESLRRRVALLEGLDAGALQRVYDERLRLSPGAERMLQAVQAAGLKTLLVSGGFTYFTDRLKSQLKLDYTQANQLEIVDGKLTGKVLGGIVDAAAKRAAVEHVCAGLGITPAEAIVMGDGANDLEMMSIAGLSVAFRAKPVVRQQATAALNFVGLDGILNLLA
- a CDS encoding TspO/MBR family protein, whose amino-acid sequence is MNTKSLTWNVKTLAAWLAVTFIAAALGAWASRDAPEFYGQLVKPDWAPPTGVFGPVWTLLYLAMGVAAWLVWKLRGWRTAPRTLILYLVQLAANALWSWLFFGWHLGAAAFGEVIVLWLLVLATTVCFWRARRVAGVLLLPYLAWVTFASALTYAVWQRNPQLLGV
- a CDS encoding c-type cytochrome, translating into MLRPATSILLAMSIALPLPLLAATPPGDPAAGAGAFRKCASCHQVGPSARAVFGPHLNGIVGRRAGATGDYAYSPALKRSGIVWDEAALARFLRDPDDMVPGTKMRFWGIRDERQIANLLAYLRQYP